In Miscanthus floridulus cultivar M001 chromosome 8, ASM1932011v1, whole genome shotgun sequence, the sequence TTTCGAAGAGGGCGCGGGGGCCTGGGGGAGTATCAAACTAATTTTAACGGTCGCTATCTGGTATTTCGGTGCTAGTGGCTTTTTGACGGTGAGATAGAAATCTCATTTCCAACGGAGAGTTCATATGCCAGCAGGCGCAACGGGATGGGAGCTCGCGCATGACCCTGTGGAGTGAAGCGAAAGGCTGGCTGCTCCACGATGTAACGACGTACGACACACATGCGGTGTACAGATCAAAGATGCTGCGAAGAGCTTATTTTGGCAGGTCGGGGGTGGTGACTGGTGACTGTTACTAAACGTTGGATACATCAACTCAAATCTTTAATTTGTTTCACATCATGCAGCTAATATGATATATGGTTTGGCTTTAATTGATTGTAAGTATTAACTTACATTCGGCTTTGTGTAATACAATTTATCCGTGTTTAGTTACATGCAGAGATGCTTATGCAGACTTATATAGTGCTCGAATTAGATAGGACATCGAATTTGTTATTCGGCAATAAAGATTTGCAAAAACCGATGGgccaaaaaaaaatgcaatttcctCACTTCCACCATCATCCACGACTACTAAACATGAGTATGTGACAACACATGCAACATGATGTAAGCAGCCAAGCAAAAATCTTACCAAACAAAACTTGTATGTGACAAACATGCATATATGTTGGCTTGGATTTTGCTACATGAAGCATAATGTAGGCTAGTAAGACTAGTGCAAGTAACCAACACTCCTATATGATTCCCACAGTGAAAGCTAGTATATTTGAAGTGTAAATTGTTTGAAAAAATATAGTAACACAGACGTAAGGCTATTGGCAATATAAAAAGATAACCCCTCTTAATACCACATCTAAACTACTTATTTCCCACATTTGCTTCCAAAAATCTTTTTATACGTGCGGACACGATACTTATACGTTGTGGACACGATACGTCGCCCCCTACATGACAGGGGGGGGAGATAAAACTAGCTAGAGGATAGAACAATAAGATAGGCTAAAATTGATATGCAAAGGGTACATGTTTATTGCGCAATCTCGTAGTGACGAGAGCCAACGTGGTGTTCACGCAAGGTCGAACCTAAGCTCGGTTGGATAAAGATGTGTCGATATTATGTCATCATAGATGTATGCTTATCTAGTTATCTTGTGATCATGTGTGTGACATGTGGGTCTAGGTGACTTTTCTTGGCACGGCGCTATAAAAAGGTTAGATCAATGCACGTTTCATCCGATTCTTGCCAACCTACAACAGTTTTCACGCAATGCCCTATCCGAAGGATCCAACAATAGAAATATATTGTTCAAGCACCTGACGAACATGACAAGATTTAGCCAAAGATATAACCTAACCAAAGAATTTAGAAACCCTAAGTTGCTCTCTCTTAATAAAATGACATGCAACCCTTCTATGTATTTAGACTAAAGAGAAAAAACCAAAGTTACGAGCCTACAATAAGAGATTAATACCACATAATCATATTATTTTGACCATGATCCAAGAAATCTGATGTATCTCTTCATCAAAACTAACACAGTCTGCTATTTTGACTGGCGGTTTTCACCACACGGTAGGTTGCCATTGTAAATTTGTTTTCAATTGATTCTAAAGATATATTTTAGGATTGATCGATTGAAAAAGGGCTCATGAAAAGGAAGAAGGCACTCGTTGCAATTTTCCCCCATAGGGCAGTTCATCCACGCGGTCCGATGCGGTCCGGCGCCACCAGGATCCATGGGCTGGCCCGCCTGGCCCGCATAGAACCGTCTAGGTTGTTGGGTTGCAATTGCGGCGTTTAGCGGGCTTGCGGACGGGTTAGCCCGGCGGGCTGTTGGCTCGGCCCGCGCTGCTTGCAAGTCTACTTGAGGTTgcgcccgcgccgtcgccgccgccgccgcgtcctcttcctcctcaccgcCTTTAGAGTGAGATGGAGACAGCGGAGGAGGCCGGGCAGGAAGTATTCACCACTGGTGAGGAGGAGAGGATCCCGGACGCTGCGGCCTGCAGCAGAGAGGAGgggaaggaggaagaggaggtgagCTTCGATGAACTTGGCCTGGACGAGCAGCTGAAGAGGGCTTTGAGGAAGAAGGGCATCGCCAAGGCCACCCCGATACAGCGGGAAGCCATCCCGCTCATCCTGGTGCGTGGGTTATGGCTTCCATGCTCCGTGCTGCTTTTCTGCTTCGTGCGAATTTTGTTCGGATTTTCGGCCTCTGCAATCCAATCGGCTTCAAGGATTGGGTCTGGTGCTGTTTGCGAAGGATTTCTGTAGCATTGCCATGTTATTAGGGTGTAGTAAGAAACTAGTGGGAAATGATGCAGGAAATATGGAAGTTCAGCCCCTCTTCCTTGGAAGAAGTTCAATTCTGACAAGTGTGATGGTCATGAGCATACTGCAAACTGTAGCATTATTTGAATAGCCTGCATTCTCTGGCGAACTCCTGAGATTAGTGCCAGTTGCCCTGCAAAAACTGCTATGTCCTGTTTATTTGTCATCAAAGATGATCCTATGCTAACTTTAGCTTTGGCCAAGCACAACGCAAGAAGGATCTGGTGCAAAAACTGCTGTGGCCTATTTATTACACAGCAGGATAGCTATCTAGTTTTTGTGCCACAATTTTTGTTTTCTCTAGTTCTCTAGTCAACAACAGAATTACAGAACATTGTGGTTCCAGGAAGGGAAGGATGTGGTCGCAAAGGCCAAGACTGGCTCTGGGAAGACGTTTGCCTACCTTCTCCCACTTCTGCACGAACTACTGAAGTTGTCCTCTGAAGGGCATATCCGAAAACCTGCACCAAATGCCTTCATCCTGGTTCCTACACGGGAATTATGCCAGCAGGTAGTGAACCTTAGCTTACTTTTCTGTGAATATTCTATGACTAAGTTTGGGTATAATTTTTTCAATGCTAGCTGTAGTTATGGTTTGCATCTCACTTGGATACATAATGATTCAATGAATTGTATGCTATTCAATGGCGAGGTTTCTTTAGTTATTGGACTATGAAACATGCATGTAGTAGCTGATTGGATTATATTTGGATATGGAATATTTTCATCTGCACCACCACTTGATATGCACTTTTCATATCATCAGCATATTTCAGTGACATGTAGAACCAGACTACATGTCATTGATTAGTTTAGTGGTATAGGTGAAAAATGCACCTGAAGTGGTGCATGGATGGAGATTCCCCTTTGGACAATTGAAGTGcaaacacatgtttttttttatATCCACTATTTTGATATATTTTACTTTGCCAGCTATTAGTATCATGTGGGTATGATATAATTTTCTCTCCCCTTGTTATTGCTAAAAGGGAAGCTAACACTGCTGTAATCACTTGCTTGATATAGGTTTATAACGAGGCATTATCTCTCCTTGAGTTCTGTACATGCAAATTGAGGGTTGCGCAAGTTACCGCGAGCATGTCGGATAAGGATATTGTGAGACAATTCTATTTCGTTCCAGTTATTTTGTCCACTTGGTATCCatgtattgttattattattatgtcTATTAGCTCAAGTAACTAACTTTTGCCTGTTATTTGCAGACTGTTGCATTGTCTGCCCCCCCTAATATTCTCGTGTCAACTCCAGCTTGTGTTGCAACATGCATATCAAAGGGAATTATCCGTGGACCTTCAGTTAAAGAGTCACTTTCAATGATGATTCTTGATGAGGTGCACTTCAGTTGTCTttcataatttatttttttactttcattttatttcatttacatATTTCATGGGCCCTGCAATATAAAGAAGAATGCCAGCGTTGAATTTGTGGTTCTATATTGTCTTTTCCAGTCTATGAAATACTGAAAAGAAATTTCTGCTATTCCATTTTTCTTAATTGAGTTAAAGATTATTTTTTCCATGTattcggtgcgtagtggaatcctaaggcaggatagtaacatgaagagagacagaggaagaccgaagttgacttgggtagaggcaataaaaggagacttgaaaggatggaatatacccaaagacttagccttagataggagtgcttggaaaacagctattcacgtgcctgaaccttgattgcttctgctgggtttcaactctagcctaccccaacttgtttgggacttaaaggctttgttgttgttgttgttgttgtatttgtgCATATGATGATTTTGATTTGTGCCATTGTAAAGACTTGGAGATCATACTTCAAATTGTGGTGACATTTTTTTAAAAGCTGACATTGCCATGTACATCCTCTGTTTATCATTATTGGGTGTATTTTGGTATTGAAAGTCTTGAAAAGCATATTTTAACCTTTGAGTTTCTTTTGCAATATATTTTCAGTTACTAAAAAACACTTCGAAATTATGAATATATTGATATGACTTATACCCTAAACATGCATTTAATTTGACTAACTGTTGGTCAAATTACAAACTATTTTTGCATCAAAATATGCCTTAGAAAGGTTGAGGGAGGGAGTAGAATATTCTTCTTTGAAGTGATGTATATCAGATTCCACACCGTTTCTGTGTGTTAATGATTATGTTCAGGCAAGTTCCTTTTGAAGAAGTTACTAATCTACCAATCGTTAGTTCCCAGGCTGACCTTCTTCTATCCTACCGCTGTGAAGATGACTTGAAAGCTCTCATCCCACATATCCCGAGAAGCTGTCAGTCCATTCTGATGTCTGCAACTTCAAGGTCAAATCTGGTCAATATTCCTTCTTCTGCAGCTATCCATTAAATCTTGACTCTGCACCCTACATTTACGATTTCTCTAAGCATTTCATTATTTTATAAATACTTGGCCCAGATGGTTTACTCTTGAAATTGTGATTTTTTTGCTGTTTACAATTTATAATGTTTATTTATCATGCTGGATAAGTGGGTGGTTGCTGTTAGACCTGTTTGTGCTGTTGCTTCTCTTGACGGGGACTCTGCTCATAGTTTAATTGTTTAAATGCATCTGACATGTAAGTGTTGGAAGTTGAATCCATGCTATTGTTTTCCCTTGGTAAGAGAGAACATTAGTAGTTTGATTCACTTGGGCCCTTGCTTGCATCTGTGTTCCATTTATTTGGTGATACTGAAATTTGACTGTACGGCAGCTCTGATGTTGACAAATTGACAAAGCTACTTCTGCATAACCCATTTATTCTAACTCTTTCGGAGGTTGGTCGAGCAAAGGATGAGGTGATCCCCAAAAATGTTCAGCAGTTTTCGGCAAGTATCTCCTGCTGCCTGTTCTTTTGACATATGTACTTGTTTTCCTTTTCATATTACCATTGCAACTTGGAGGTTCCGAAAAACTTTTACTGGAAAACCAAAAGTTCTCATGCGCGATAAGGTTACATTTTCCTGCCTGTCCATTATCTGGGGCCATTCTGAAGCTATGGACGTattattttgaaaagaaaaaaaaatcatattcattTTGCTGAAGTTACATGGACTTTTACACATCAATTTCTTTTTCCTGCTCATTACATATCATTCATTTTTTGCCCACAGATCTCATGTGATGCTAAGGATAAAATGCTTCATATCCTTGCACTTTTGAAGTTCGAGCTTATTCAGAAGAAAGTTCTTATATTTGTGAACTCAATTGATATGGCATTCAGATTACGACTGTTCTTGGAAAAGGTAAATCAAACCACTGCCTTTGTGTCACTACCCTAAAAATGTGATTGGTCATCTGGATCTGTAAAAAGGTATTTTAATTTACTTGACACCTGAAAAAAAAACTTCAACATATTCTGAATTGATTAATTCTTAGAATTCCTGTTTGAGATAACCTGGACTTTATGTGCTGCAATTATTGACCTTGTGACCTACTTTGGTGTCAACCACTTTCTTTGTTCCTTCTGTATTTGATGTTATAAAGTTGAGCATACAATCATGTCACAATTGACTCTCTTGCTATGCCATTAAGTTCATTTGTCTCTTCAGATAACCATAAGATACCAGGTTAGGCAAGTCTTGTAAAAAATAACTGAAGGATCGGTGctacttctttttttttttcctcgaacatgcaggagagctgtgtatcattatattaagaagaccAAAGGGGGGAAGAACCCCCCATACAATACCACACTACCACAGTACCACACACTCACACCTTGGATAATGCTACATCTTGTACTGACATTTTTGGATAATGCTATACAAACTTTGCCTATGCTATGATTGTTTCTATGAGTATACTGTTCACTTAACTGCTTTTGTTAACGTATTATGTTGTTCTTTGCTCTTGCTTCTATCTGGTTTCTATTTTTAATGTACACTTCATTTGTAGTATTAACAATCTTATGATGAATATGCTCTGTTTTATACAGTTTGGGATAAGAtctgcagttttgaatgctgagtTGCCACAAAATTCCCGAGTACATATTATAGAGGTATCATTTTTGCATGGCTTTTATCAAATTATTTGTAACTACAAGAACTTAATAAATGGATAAATGAAGCAACAGCTTGGGCGTTACATGACCCTGGAGATAGGTTCCCTTCATCTCCGTAGATTGCTTGTTAAATTATGTACCTGTGCTTTATGAAGGCACGTGTCTCTAAAACTGCCATTTTTATTTGTTTCTAACTATTGGCTAGTATATGCCTCTATTGCGTGAATAGCAATATCTTTCCTGTTCTCTGGTTTAGTCTTGGACCCTTATTGTTGAGAAACAGAAAAAGTCATTATGGAAGGTTACCAGTTAAATAGTATTTAAAACTTTGATATCGAATCTTTTGCTAGAAACTTGCACAGATTACTTCCTTGTGTTGACAAGGTGGCTCCAGAAACAATTTAAATTGTTTGTGTATTTCTTTTTAGGCATTCAATGCGAGGTTATTTGATTATCTGATAGCAACGGATGATACTAAAACAAAGGAGGAGAAGCAAAATAATAAGGATAAGGAAAACAAGAAAGAGCCAAAGTTGTCCCGCAAACGGGAGAAGCAAACCAATAAGGAAAACAAGAAAGAGTCAAAGGTGTCCCGCAAACATTTGCAACAGACTTTAGATGCCGAATTTGGAGTTGTCAGAGGAATCGACTTCAAAAATGTATTTACAGTAAGTAAATATATTGGTCTAATCATCGTCAGAGATTCAGAGGCAGTGTATCACTGTTACATACCTTGTTGCGATTAAGTCAGTAGCTGAGAACATTTCTTAGGTTAACTGCTGGATCAATATGTGTTCTGTTTTGTTGGCAGTTTTGTTATATTTTATCTTGGAGCTTACAGTTATATCACTCATCATGAGCTGTAGATGCTGAATTTTATGTAGAGAAATTGTCGTCCTATGTTCTCTCTGAAATAAAAGAGAGAAGGATTCAATTTGAATGTCTGGTGTATGGTTCATCAATTATTCTCTTTAGAAAGATCTATAAAGAAGTTCGGATTTTGTCATCCTTTTTTATGGCTTAATAGCTCGAAATTAGGATAGGTCACTCAGAAAATGAAATTTTGTCTTTAACCCTGTTTTTTAGGTAGTCAATTTTGACATGCCTCTGGATGCTGCTGGGTATGTTCACAGAGTAGGGCGAACAGGTAGAGCTAATAAGACTGGTGCATCCATATCGCTTGTAAGT encodes:
- the LOC136477129 gene encoding DEAD-box ATP-dependent RNA helicase 16-like, translating into METAEEAGQEVFTTGEEERIPDAAACSREEGKEEEEVSFDELGLDEQLKRALRKKGIAKATPIQREAIPLILEGKDVVAKAKTGSGKTFAYLLPLLHELLKLSSEGHIRKPAPNAFILVPTRELCQQVYNEALSLLEFCTCKLRVAQVTASMSDKDITVALSAPPNILVSTPACVATCISKGIIRGPSVKESLSMMILDEADLLLSYRCEDDLKALIPHIPRSCQSILMSATSSSDVDKLTKLLLHNPFILTLSEVGRAKDEVIPKNVQQFSISCDAKDKMLHILALLKFELIQKKVLIFVNSIDMAFRLRLFLEKFGIRSAVLNAELPQNSRVHIIEAFNARLFDYLIATDDTKTKEEKQNNKDKENKKEPKLSRKREKQTNKENKKESKVSRKHLQQTLDAEFGVVRGIDFKNVFTVVNFDMPLDAAGYVHRVGRTGRANKTGASISLVSQEEDSTFKEIEHMLQDVEKKDMDCISPFPLLTKDAVESLRYRAQDVARSVTTRDIQEARRQDIKNEILNSEKLKSHFEENPRDLDLLKHDKLLSNKEIPAHLRDVPDYLIDPKTKEASNVVKLSRAAMGIEKPQRRKRQGFKGGSGKSRDPLKTFSAEGKRGRRRKDREGEPGRRKSRKAES